A single genomic interval of Streptomyces sp. 1222.5 harbors:
- the hypB gene encoding hydrogenase nickel incorporation protein HypB, with the protein MCGSDVKQAVLAKNDGLAADLRGDLARQGVTLVNLLSSPGSGKTELLGRTLALAVERGLPVAALTADLATENDAVRLARSGAPVQQLLTDGLCHLEARQVRTRLDGWLPADTAVLFVENVGNLVCPAAYDLGETLRVVLMAVTEGEDKPLKYPTAFGSAHLVVVTKTDLAEPAGFDETAFRANVHRVNPGVEIVRSCARTGDGVDILLEHALAARDSAPPHRPPLAPHPHGHHHPESAPVA; encoded by the coding sequence ATGTGCGGGTCCGACGTCAAACAGGCCGTACTGGCGAAGAACGACGGCCTGGCCGCCGACCTGCGCGGCGACCTGGCCCGGCAGGGCGTCACCCTGGTGAACCTGCTGTCGAGCCCCGGCAGCGGCAAGACCGAACTCCTCGGCCGGACCCTGGCCCTCGCGGTCGAGCGCGGCCTCCCCGTGGCCGCGCTCACCGCGGACCTCGCCACCGAGAACGACGCGGTCCGGCTGGCCCGCTCCGGCGCCCCCGTCCAGCAGCTGCTCACCGACGGGCTCTGCCACCTGGAAGCACGGCAGGTCCGCACCCGGCTGGACGGCTGGCTGCCGGCGGACACCGCCGTGCTCTTCGTGGAGAACGTCGGCAACCTCGTCTGCCCGGCCGCCTACGACCTCGGCGAGACCCTGCGGGTCGTCCTGATGGCGGTCACCGAGGGCGAGGACAAACCCCTGAAGTACCCCACCGCGTTCGGCTCGGCCCACCTGGTCGTCGTCACCAAGACCGACCTGGCCGAGCCGGCCGGCTTCGACGAGACCGCCTTCCGGGCGAACGTCCACCGGGTCAACCCGGGCGTGGAGATCGTCCGGTCCTGCGCCCGCACCGGGGACGGCGTCGACATCCTGCTGGAGCACGCCCTCGCCGCCCGCGACAGCGCCCCGCCGCACCGACCGCCCCTCGCCCCGCACCCCCACGGCCACCACCACCCCGAGTCCGCCCCCGTCGCGTGA
- a CDS encoding hydrogenase maturation protease, whose amino-acid sequence MTPRLLVAGVGNIFLADDAFGPEVIRALEHRPLPPEARVHDYGIRGMDLAYALLDGYPTALLVDAARRGHPPGTLSLIEAEPPDGTVPPEAHGMDPAKVLALATHLGDEPLPRVLVLACEPELLPRDDDLLPGLSAPVRAAVDRAVDALHSLVPALLADPAGPLPPLGRPVESGTPRPAALPGTTPGGVENR is encoded by the coding sequence ATGACGCCCCGGCTGCTGGTCGCCGGCGTCGGCAACATCTTCCTGGCCGACGACGCGTTCGGCCCCGAGGTGATCCGCGCCCTCGAACACCGCCCGCTGCCGCCCGAGGCCCGTGTGCACGACTACGGCATCCGCGGCATGGACCTCGCCTACGCCCTGCTGGACGGCTACCCCACCGCACTCCTGGTCGACGCCGCCCGGCGCGGGCACCCGCCCGGCACCCTCTCCCTGATCGAGGCCGAACCCCCCGACGGCACCGTCCCGCCCGAGGCCCACGGCATGGACCCGGCGAAGGTCCTCGCCCTGGCCACGCACCTGGGCGACGAGCCCCTGCCCCGGGTCCTGGTACTGGCCTGCGAACCCGAGCTGCTGCCGAGGGACGACGATCTCCTGCCCGGGCTCAGCGCACCGGTGCGGGCAGCCGTCGACCGGGCCGTGGACGCGCTCCACTCACTGGTCCCCGCCCTGCTGGCCGACCCCGCCGGGCCCCTGCCGCCGTTGGGCCGCCCGGTGGAATCCGGCACCCCTCGTCCGGCTGCGCTGCCGGGCACAACGCCCGGCGGCGTCGAGAATCGGTGA
- the hypF gene encoding carbamoyltransferase HypF has product MTAPATGPVRRRLTVRGTVQGVGFRPHVHRLAAGLSLAGFVGNIGDGVLIEVEGPAGEVDRFCALLAEQPPPLAAVTAVAGEDLPATGESGTFTIRTTERSPGRTQLPPDTATCADCLSELSDPADRRHRHPFITCTHCGPRFTVATGMPYDRAVTTMAGFPMCPPCAREYGDPADRRFHAQPVACPDCGPRLALTPAAGSGARPARDGEAIATARALLAAGRIVAVKGVGGYHLACDATDTRAVGALRDRKERGGKAFAVMCADLTTAERIALLSDAERAALTSARRPIVLLRRRTPPDGLRLAEQVCPGSPHLGVLLPYTPVHTLLFGLPGDPPGPRALVMTSGNRSGEPIVTDDTEALTRLAGLADAWLTHDRPIASPCDDSLLRVRPDGTEQVVRRSRGYVPRPLRLPVPVRPTLAAGGDLKNVLCLGEGEHAWFGPHIGDMGELATLEAADRAERHLARLTGVTPRLVAADRHPGYHSTARARRSASRLGAGAPVLVQHHHAHVASAMAEHGLDGTTPVIGVAFDGTGYGDDRTVWGGEILLADYTGYRRFAHLTPAPLPGGDAGVANPCRLALARLWAAGLPWTPALPSVMACSDVEKAVLRKQLERQAACVPTSSMGRLFDAVSSLVGVCHRAEYEAQAAMELEAAALEAAGDDAVAHPFGFGTRGEIDPAPALAALLDDQSRGTPAAVLAARFHRGVARAVTEICRRARTATGLTTVALTGGVFVNALLEEECTALLTREDFTVLRHGDVPPNDGGLALGQLMVAGTATNHETE; this is encoded by the coding sequence GTGACCGCCCCCGCCACCGGCCCGGTGCGCCGCCGGCTCACCGTGCGCGGCACCGTGCAGGGCGTCGGCTTCCGCCCGCACGTGCACCGCCTGGCCGCCGGACTCTCCCTCGCCGGATTCGTCGGCAACATCGGTGACGGGGTGCTCATCGAGGTGGAAGGCCCGGCCGGCGAGGTGGACCGGTTCTGCGCCCTGCTCGCCGAGCAGCCGCCGCCCCTCGCGGCCGTGACCGCGGTCGCCGGCGAGGACCTGCCCGCCACCGGCGAGAGCGGCACCTTCACCATCCGCACCACCGAGCGGTCCCCGGGCCGCACCCAGCTCCCACCCGACACTGCGACCTGCGCCGACTGCCTGTCCGAGCTGTCCGACCCGGCCGACCGCCGCCACCGGCACCCCTTCATCACCTGCACCCACTGCGGCCCCCGGTTCACCGTCGCCACCGGCATGCCGTACGACCGCGCCGTCACGACCATGGCCGGCTTCCCCATGTGCCCCCCGTGCGCACGCGAGTACGGCGACCCCGCCGACCGGCGTTTCCACGCCCAGCCCGTCGCCTGCCCCGACTGCGGGCCGCGGCTCGCCCTGACCCCGGCCGCCGGCAGCGGCGCCCGCCCCGCCCGGGACGGAGAGGCGATCGCCACCGCCCGCGCGCTGCTCGCCGCCGGACGGATCGTCGCCGTCAAGGGGGTCGGCGGCTACCACCTGGCCTGTGACGCCACCGACACCCGGGCCGTCGGGGCCCTGCGCGACCGCAAGGAGCGGGGCGGCAAGGCCTTCGCGGTGATGTGCGCCGACCTGACCACGGCCGAGCGGATCGCACTGCTCTCCGACGCGGAACGGGCCGCCCTCACCAGCGCCCGCCGCCCCATCGTCCTGCTGCGCCGCCGCACACCCCCGGACGGCCTCCGCCTCGCCGAGCAGGTCTGCCCGGGCAGCCCGCACCTCGGCGTCCTGCTGCCCTACACCCCCGTCCACACCCTGCTGTTCGGACTGCCCGGCGATCCCCCCGGCCCCCGGGCGCTGGTCATGACCAGCGGCAACCGCTCCGGTGAACCCATCGTCACCGACGACACCGAGGCGCTGACCAGGCTGGCCGGCCTCGCCGACGCCTGGCTCACCCACGACCGGCCGATCGCCTCGCCCTGCGACGACTCCCTGCTCCGGGTCCGCCCCGACGGCACCGAACAGGTGGTGCGCCGCTCCCGCGGCTACGTGCCCCGCCCGCTGCGGCTGCCGGTCCCGGTCCGGCCCACCCTCGCGGCCGGCGGCGACCTCAAGAACGTCCTCTGCCTGGGCGAGGGCGAGCACGCCTGGTTCGGGCCGCACATCGGGGACATGGGCGAACTCGCCACCCTCGAGGCCGCCGACCGGGCCGAGCGCCACCTGGCCCGCCTCACCGGGGTCACCCCGCGCCTGGTGGCCGCCGACCGGCACCCCGGATACCACTCGACCGCCCGGGCCCGCAGAAGCGCGAGCCGGCTCGGCGCCGGCGCCCCGGTCCTGGTCCAGCACCACCACGCCCACGTCGCCTCCGCGATGGCCGAGCACGGCCTCGACGGCACCACGCCCGTGATCGGCGTCGCCTTCGACGGCACCGGGTACGGGGACGACCGCACGGTGTGGGGCGGCGAGATCCTGCTCGCCGACTACACCGGCTACCGGCGCTTCGCCCATCTGACCCCCGCCCCGCTGCCCGGCGGCGACGCGGGCGTGGCCAACCCGTGCCGGCTGGCGCTCGCCCGGCTCTGGGCGGCCGGGCTGCCGTGGACCCCCGCCCTGCCCAGCGTCATGGCCTGCTCGGACGTCGAGAAAGCCGTGCTGCGAAAGCAGTTGGAACGCCAGGCGGCCTGCGTCCCGACCTCCAGCATGGGCCGGCTCTTCGACGCGGTGTCCTCCCTGGTGGGTGTCTGCCACCGCGCGGAATACGAGGCCCAGGCCGCGATGGAGCTGGAGGCGGCGGCGCTGGAGGCGGCGGGCGACGACGCGGTGGCCCATCCCTTCGGTTTCGGGACGCGCGGCGAGATCGACCCGGCGCCCGCCCTGGCCGCGCTGCTGGACGACCAGTCCCGCGGCACCCCCGCCGCCGTCCTCGCGGCCCGCTTCCACCGCGGCGTCGCGCGGGCCGTCACCGAGATCTGCCGCCGGGCCCGCACGGCGACCGGCCTGACCACCGTCGCGCTGACCGGGGGTGTCTTCGTCAACGCCCTGCTGGAGGAGGAGTGCACCGCCCTGCTCACCCGGGAGGACTTCACGGTGCTGCGGCACGGCGACGTACCGCCCAACGACGGCGGGCTGGCGCTCGGCCAGCTGATGGTCGCGGGAACAGCAACCAACCACGAGACGGAGTGA